A stretch of Bordetella genomosp. 13 DNA encodes these proteins:
- a CDS encoding (2Fe-2S)-binding protein, translated as MIEIVVNNQPVRVTSDADTPLLWVLRDELGLTGTKFGCGMALCGACTVHVDDQAMRACITPVSAVAGRRIVTIEGLSQDNSHPVQQAWIAEQVPQCGYCQSGQIMGAAALLRNTPKPSDEQIEAVMNAHLCRCGTYPRVKAAVKRVAAGG; from the coding sequence ATGATCGAAATCGTCGTAAACAACCAACCCGTCCGCGTGACATCCGACGCAGACACCCCCTTGCTGTGGGTGCTGCGGGATGAACTGGGATTGACCGGAACCAAATTCGGCTGCGGCATGGCGCTGTGCGGGGCCTGCACAGTCCATGTGGATGACCAGGCCATGCGCGCATGCATCACGCCGGTGTCGGCCGTTGCCGGGCGTCGCATCGTGACCATCGAAGGCTTGTCGCAAGACAATTCCCACCCGGTCCAGCAGGCCTGGATCGCCGAGCAGGTGCCGCAGTGCGGCTACTGCCAATCGGGGCAGATCATGGGCGCGGCGGCGCTGTTGCGCAACACCCCCAAGCCCAGCGATGAACAGATCGAAGCTGTCATGAACGCCCATCTTTGCCGCTGCGGAACGTATCCGCGAGTGAAAGCCGCGGTCAAGCGCGTTGCCGCGGGAGGTTAA